Proteins encoded together in one Opisthocomus hoazin isolate bOpiHoa1 chromosome 27, bOpiHoa1.hap1, whole genome shotgun sequence window:
- the KLHL26 gene encoding kelch-like protein 26 isoform X1 has translation MAESGGAEFGAERPSSMADKNSTLKCTFSAPGHSTTLLQGLASLRAQAQLLDVILTINNEVFQVHKVVLAACSDYFRAMFTGGMREASQDVIELKGVSAKGLKHIIDFAYSAEVTLDLDCIQDVLGAAVFLQMVPVVELCEEFLKSAMSVETCLNIGQMATTFSLASLKESVDAFTFRHFLQISEEEDFLHLPLERLVFFLQSNKLKSCSEIDLFRAAVRWLQYDPTRRANASQVLCHIRFPLMKSSELVDSVQTLDIMVEDVLCRQYLLEAFNYQILPFRQHEMQSPRTTIRSDVLSLITFGGTPYTDNDRTVSCKVYYLPDAGVRQFKELTEMEVGSSHSCVAVLDNFVYIVGGQHLQYRSGEGAVDICYRYDPHLNQWLRIQAMQESRIQFQLNVLHGMVYATGGRNRSGSLASVEKYCPKMNEWTYVCSLKRRTWGHAGATVGDKLYISGGYGISVEDKKALHCYDPAADQWEFKTPMNEPRVLHAMVSANNRIYALGGRMDHVDRCFDVLAVEYYVPETDQWTTVSPMRAGQSEAGCCLLEKKIYIVGGYNWHLNNVTSIVQVYNTETDEWERDLHFPESFAGIACAPVILPQVTTQR, from the exons CATGGCTGACAAGAACAGCACCCTGAAATGCACGTTCTCTGCTCCTGGCCACAGCACCACTCTACTGCAGGGACTGGCCTCGCTCCGAGCTCAGGCTCAGCTGCTTGATGTCATCCTCACTATAAATAATGAAGTGTTTCAGGTTCATAAAGTTGTCTTGGCTGCCTGCAGTGACTATTTCAG GGCAATGTTCACAGGCGGGATGAGAGAAGCCAGCCAAGATGTGATCGAACTGAAAGGTGTGTCTGCAAAAGGACTGAAACACATAATAGACTTTGCGTACAGTGCTGAAGTGACTCTTGATCTTGACTGTATTCAGgatgtgctgggagctgctgtctTCCTCCAGATGGTGCCTGTCGTGGAGCTCTGCGAAGAATTTCTGAAGTCTGCCATGAGCGTAGAAACGTGTCTCAATATCGGGCAGATGGCCACCACCTTTAGCCTCGCATCCTTGAAGGAATCGGTGGATGCATTCACTTTTAGGCATTTCCTCCAGATCTCTGAGGAAGAGGATTTCCTGCACCTGCCGCTGGAGCGCCTTGTTTTCTTCTTGCAGAGCAATAAgctgaaaagctgcagtgaaaTAGATCTCTTCCGTGCTGCCGTCCGCTGGCTGCAGTACGACCCAACCCGCCGTGCCAACGCCAGCCAGGTGCTCTGCCACATCCGCTTCCCGCTGATGAAGTCCTCGGAGCTGGTGGACAGCGTCCAGACCTTGGACATCATGGTGGAAGACGTCTTGTGCCGGCAGTATTTGCTGGAAGCATTCAATTACCAGATCCTGCCCTTTCGTCAGCACGAGATGCAGTCCCCTCGGACCACCATCCGCTCGGATGTCCTGTCCCTCATCACCTTCGGTGGCACTCCCTACACCGATAACGACCGCACTGTGAGCTGCAAAGTCTACTACCTGCCGGATGCCGGCGTCCGCCAGTTTAAGGAGCTGACGGAAATGGAGGTGGGCAGCAGCCACTCCTGCGTGGCCGTGCTCGACAACTTTGTCTACATCGTAGGAGGGCAGCACCTGCAGTACCGGAGCGGCGAGGGAGCTGTGGATATCTGCTACCGTTACGATCCGCATCTGAACCAGTGGCTGCGCATCCAGGCTATGCAGGAGAGCAGGATCCAGTTCCAGCTCAACGTCCTCCACGGCATGGTGTATGCCACCGGTGGGAGGAACCGGTCAGGGAGCTTGGCCTCCGTAGAGAAGTATTGCCCCAAAATGAATGAGTGGACTTACGTGTGCTCCCTGAAACGCAGGACGTGGGGGCATGCTGGAGCCACGGTAGGCGACAAATTGTACATATCAGGTGGGTATGGGATTTCGGTGGAAGACAAAAAAGCCTTGCACTGTTACGACCCCGCTGCGGATCAGTGGGAGTTTAAAACCCCAATGAATGAGCCCAGAGTTCTGCATGCCATGGTCAGTGCAAACAACAGGATTTACGCTCTGGGAGGCCGCATGGACCATGTTGACCGTTGTTTTGATGTTCTGGCAGTGGAATATTACGTGCCTGAGACAGACCAATGGACAACGGTGAGCCCTATGCGTGCAGGTCAGTCGGAAGCTGGCTGTTGTTTactagaaaaaaagatttatatcGTAGGAGGGTACAATTGGCACCTGAACAATGTTACAAGCATTGTGCAGGTGTATAACACAGAAACTGATGAGTGGGAAAGGGACTTACATTTTCCAGAATCTTTTGCTGGGATAGCATGCGCTCCTGTTATACTACCGCAGGTCACGACCCAGAGATAA
- the KLHL26 gene encoding kelch-like protein 26 isoform X2, with the protein MAESGGAEFGAERPSRAMFTGGMREASQDVIELKGVSAKGLKHIIDFAYSAEVTLDLDCIQDVLGAAVFLQMVPVVELCEEFLKSAMSVETCLNIGQMATTFSLASLKESVDAFTFRHFLQISEEEDFLHLPLERLVFFLQSNKLKSCSEIDLFRAAVRWLQYDPTRRANASQVLCHIRFPLMKSSELVDSVQTLDIMVEDVLCRQYLLEAFNYQILPFRQHEMQSPRTTIRSDVLSLITFGGTPYTDNDRTVSCKVYYLPDAGVRQFKELTEMEVGSSHSCVAVLDNFVYIVGGQHLQYRSGEGAVDICYRYDPHLNQWLRIQAMQESRIQFQLNVLHGMVYATGGRNRSGSLASVEKYCPKMNEWTYVCSLKRRTWGHAGATVGDKLYISGGYGISVEDKKALHCYDPAADQWEFKTPMNEPRVLHAMVSANNRIYALGGRMDHVDRCFDVLAVEYYVPETDQWTTVSPMRAGQSEAGCCLLEKKIYIVGGYNWHLNNVTSIVQVYNTETDEWERDLHFPESFAGIACAPVILPQVTTQR; encoded by the coding sequence GGCAATGTTCACAGGCGGGATGAGAGAAGCCAGCCAAGATGTGATCGAACTGAAAGGTGTGTCTGCAAAAGGACTGAAACACATAATAGACTTTGCGTACAGTGCTGAAGTGACTCTTGATCTTGACTGTATTCAGgatgtgctgggagctgctgtctTCCTCCAGATGGTGCCTGTCGTGGAGCTCTGCGAAGAATTTCTGAAGTCTGCCATGAGCGTAGAAACGTGTCTCAATATCGGGCAGATGGCCACCACCTTTAGCCTCGCATCCTTGAAGGAATCGGTGGATGCATTCACTTTTAGGCATTTCCTCCAGATCTCTGAGGAAGAGGATTTCCTGCACCTGCCGCTGGAGCGCCTTGTTTTCTTCTTGCAGAGCAATAAgctgaaaagctgcagtgaaaTAGATCTCTTCCGTGCTGCCGTCCGCTGGCTGCAGTACGACCCAACCCGCCGTGCCAACGCCAGCCAGGTGCTCTGCCACATCCGCTTCCCGCTGATGAAGTCCTCGGAGCTGGTGGACAGCGTCCAGACCTTGGACATCATGGTGGAAGACGTCTTGTGCCGGCAGTATTTGCTGGAAGCATTCAATTACCAGATCCTGCCCTTTCGTCAGCACGAGATGCAGTCCCCTCGGACCACCATCCGCTCGGATGTCCTGTCCCTCATCACCTTCGGTGGCACTCCCTACACCGATAACGACCGCACTGTGAGCTGCAAAGTCTACTACCTGCCGGATGCCGGCGTCCGCCAGTTTAAGGAGCTGACGGAAATGGAGGTGGGCAGCAGCCACTCCTGCGTGGCCGTGCTCGACAACTTTGTCTACATCGTAGGAGGGCAGCACCTGCAGTACCGGAGCGGCGAGGGAGCTGTGGATATCTGCTACCGTTACGATCCGCATCTGAACCAGTGGCTGCGCATCCAGGCTATGCAGGAGAGCAGGATCCAGTTCCAGCTCAACGTCCTCCACGGCATGGTGTATGCCACCGGTGGGAGGAACCGGTCAGGGAGCTTGGCCTCCGTAGAGAAGTATTGCCCCAAAATGAATGAGTGGACTTACGTGTGCTCCCTGAAACGCAGGACGTGGGGGCATGCTGGAGCCACGGTAGGCGACAAATTGTACATATCAGGTGGGTATGGGATTTCGGTGGAAGACAAAAAAGCCTTGCACTGTTACGACCCCGCTGCGGATCAGTGGGAGTTTAAAACCCCAATGAATGAGCCCAGAGTTCTGCATGCCATGGTCAGTGCAAACAACAGGATTTACGCTCTGGGAGGCCGCATGGACCATGTTGACCGTTGTTTTGATGTTCTGGCAGTGGAATATTACGTGCCTGAGACAGACCAATGGACAACGGTGAGCCCTATGCGTGCAGGTCAGTCGGAAGCTGGCTGTTGTTTactagaaaaaaagatttatatcGTAGGAGGGTACAATTGGCACCTGAACAATGTTACAAGCATTGTGCAGGTGTATAACACAGAAACTGATGAGTGGGAAAGGGACTTACATTTTCCAGAATCTTTTGCTGGGATAGCATGCGCTCCTGTTATACTACCGCAGGTCACGACCCAGAGATAA